GCCGCATCAGCATCCTGCATCCTTTCCGTGGTTTTCTTGAAGCCCTTGAGGTCGCGCAAATCATCCTTCGCCTTGGCGTCGGCACGGCCCTTCACATAGACGCCAGCCGCGCCCAGCACGGCCAGCAGGGGCCGCCAGAGGCCGCCCAGGATCAGCTTCCAGATGAAGGCGATCATTCCTCGCCCTCCACCAGAAGCGCCATGACGGCGATGCCCATGAAGCCGCCGAGGAGAAAGCCTGCCGCGAACAGCGCGAGGCCGGTCATGTCGCGGTCCCCTGATCGATCATCCGGCCCAACCCCGCAGCGACGAGAAGCCCCAGGGTGATCCAGCTTTGGGTTGACGGCTCAAGCACGGCCTTTGCCTCGAGCGGGATGCTTTCCCAAAGGGCTGCGAAGGCGATGAATTGGACGCTCATCCATCTCCACGCCGATTTCCAGTTGCTCACGAGTTTCATGCCGTGCTCCTCAGTTGATGAACGAAAAGGCCCAAAGCCAGAAGTCGCGCCATGCCTGCGCGGCGTCGGCCCAGAGCGCCCAGATAGCCAGCGCGAGGCCACCGCCAGCCAAACCGCCAGCTGCGGCCTTCCCGGCCTCTTTCGCTGGCGAGGGCTGCGCGGCGGGCTTGGCGATCTGTGCGGGGCGTTTTGCGGGCTTGGCGGGCTTTGCCGTGGCCTTGGGCGGACGGCGAATTCCTAGAAGCGCGGCGGACTGATAGCCCTTGACGTTGACCGCGTTGGACTGGTTGCCGCCCAGAACGTCGATCCGCGCGCCCCGATCCTTGACGAAAAAGGCGACATGCCCCTGCCACGAGGAGTTGCCACGCTTGAAGATCACCACATCGCCGGGCTGGGCGTTCTTGCGATCAACTGGCGTTCCCCAGTCGAGATAGGATCGGGCATTGAGTGCGCCTGTGGACTTTACCCCGGCGCGGCGCAGCATGGCCCCGACAAAGGCAGCGCACCACGCCGTTTCGTCATTGGTGACGCCGGGGTTGCCGCTGTCCTTGAAGTAGGCGACGACCTTGGGGTTGTCGCCTTTGGCCCATTCCACCGTGCCGACTTCGGC
Above is a genomic segment from Candidatus Cloacimonadota bacterium containing:
- a CDS encoding TIGR02594 family protein encodes the protein MTTAYDLAKAEVGTVEWAKGDNPKVVAYFKDSGNPGVTNDETAWCAAFVGAMLRRAGVKSTGALNARSYLDWGTPVDRKNAQPGDVVIFKRGNSSWQGHVAFFVKDRGARIDVLGGNQSNAVNVKGYQSAALLGIRRPPKATAKPAKPAKRPAQIAKPAAQPSPAKEAGKAAAGGLAGGGLALAIWALWADAAQAWRDFWLWAFSFIN